In Nostoc sp. CENA543, a single genomic region encodes these proteins:
- a CDS encoding phytochelatin synthase family protein codes for MILKLQTSIKTFISATIIGLSTASNQALSQTLKLAPNLVNFNSDAGENLLITSRHREDFFPLSSQFITQNNQAYCGVASIVMVFNSLEISAPVAPQYSPYRIFTQENFFSNPKTQAVITPEKVSRQGITLVELGGLIASYDVSVKVYHAADSNIDDFRKMAAANLQQPGNFVIVNYLRKEINQERGGHISPLAAYNEQTDRFLIMDVSRYKYPPVWVKTTDLWKAMNTVDSVSGKTRGFVFISKSE; via the coding sequence ATGATTTTGAAGCTGCAAACAAGTATTAAAACTTTTATTTCCGCTACCATTATCGGGTTATCTACTGCTAGCAATCAAGCACTATCTCAAACTCTCAAACTAGCTCCTAATCTAGTTAATTTCAACTCTGACGCTGGAGAAAATTTATTAATTACTAGTCGTCATCGGGAAGACTTCTTTCCTTTAAGTAGCCAGTTTATTACTCAAAATAATCAAGCTTATTGTGGTGTCGCTAGTATTGTAATGGTTTTCAATAGCCTGGAAATTTCTGCACCAGTAGCACCACAATATTCTCCCTATAGAATTTTTACACAAGAGAACTTTTTTAGTAATCCCAAAACTCAAGCAGTCATTACTCCAGAAAAAGTCTCACGTCAAGGTATAACTTTGGTAGAACTGGGAGGATTAATTGCTAGTTATGATGTCAGCGTTAAAGTCTATCATGCTGCTGATTCTAATATAGATGACTTTAGAAAAATGGCGGCAGCCAATTTACAACAGCCAGGAAATTTTGTCATCGTTAATTATTTACGTAAAGAAATTAATCAGGAACGTGGGGGACACATATCGCCTTTAGCCGCATATAACGAGCAGACAGATAGATTTTTAATTATGGATGTCTCCCGTTATAAATATCCGCCCGTTTGGGTGAAGACAACGGATTTGTGGAAAGCAATGAATACAGTTGATTCAGTTTCCGGTAAAACGCGAGGATTTGTATTTATTAGTAAATCTGAATAA
- a CDS encoding ATP-binding cassette domain-containing protein yields MPQANSIAIQFCDVTLSRNHRSLVSNLNFAIHHGEALVLLGRSGSGKTTTMKLINRLLTPSQGEVLFNGVATTQWDEIKLRRKIGYVIQETGLFPHFTVERNVGLVPSLEGWKPKQIKTRVYELLHLVGLDPAQFARRYPHELSGGQRQRVGVARALAADPPVLLMDEPFGALDPITRLELQQEFRRLQRELGKTVVFVTHDIQEAFVLASRIGLMYGGELVVLGTKDEFMQSQHPETLAFLQCLRSQQDNL; encoded by the coding sequence ATGCCACAAGCTAACTCAATTGCCATTCAATTTTGTGATGTTACCTTGAGTCGTAACCATCGTTCTTTGGTGTCAAATCTCAATTTTGCGATTCATCATGGAGAAGCATTAGTATTACTGGGACGTAGTGGTAGCGGTAAAACTACCACTATGAAATTAATTAACCGCTTATTGACACCCAGCCAAGGAGAGGTGTTATTTAATGGTGTAGCGACTACCCAATGGGATGAAATTAAACTGCGGCGGAAAATTGGCTATGTTATTCAAGAAACTGGTCTATTTCCCCATTTCACAGTCGAACGGAATGTGGGTTTAGTTCCTTCTCTAGAAGGTTGGAAACCCAAACAAATTAAAACCAGAGTCTACGAATTATTACATTTAGTAGGACTAGATCCAGCGCAATTTGCTAGGCGTTATCCCCATGAATTATCGGGGGGACAAAGACAAAGGGTAGGCGTAGCTAGAGCTTTAGCCGCCGATCCTCCTGTATTATTAATGGATGAACCTTTTGGCGCACTTGATCCGATTACACGCTTAGAATTACAACAAGAATTTCGGCGGTTGCAACGGGAATTAGGTAAAACAGTGGTGTTTGTCACCCACGATATTCAAGAAGCCTTTGTTTTAGCATCACGCATTGGGTTAATGTATGGGGGAGAATTGGTAGTGTTAGGTACCAAGGATGAATTCATGCAATCCCAACATCCAGAAACTCTGGCTTTTCTCCAATGTCTGCGTTCCCAGCAAGACAACCTATGA
- a CDS encoding ABC transporter permease: protein MKDFFLVKYAPEILQHTLEHLFLVGVAISIAIIVGIPLGIFITRQKQLRQPILGVVNILQTIPSLALFGLLIPVPVIGGVGAVPAIVALTLYSLLPIIRNTYTGITSVDPAIREAGRGMGMTDRQLLFQVEIPLAMAVILAGVRVATVIAIGVATIAAAIGAGGLGVFIFRGIAIVNNQLILAGAVPAAAIALLADSLIGWLEKKLKVEN from the coding sequence ATGAAAGATTTCTTTTTAGTGAAGTATGCCCCAGAAATTTTACAACACACGCTAGAGCATTTATTTTTGGTGGGTGTTGCTATTAGTATTGCCATTATTGTGGGGATTCCTTTAGGAATTTTTATCACCCGGCAAAAGCAACTCCGACAACCAATTTTAGGTGTTGTTAATATCCTGCAAACTATTCCGAGTTTAGCTTTATTTGGGTTACTAATTCCTGTACCTGTAATTGGCGGAGTTGGTGCTGTTCCGGCAATTGTGGCTTTAACTTTATATTCCTTATTGCCGATAATTCGTAATACTTATACAGGAATTACCAGCGTAGATCCTGCAATTCGCGAAGCTGGGCGGGGGATGGGAATGACTGATAGACAATTGTTATTTCAGGTAGAAATTCCCTTAGCAATGGCGGTAATTTTAGCAGGGGTGAGAGTGGCAACAGTGATTGCAATTGGGGTTGCGACTATTGCGGCTGCAATTGGGGCTGGGGGTTTGGGGGTATTTATCTTTCGAGGAATTGCTATTGTGAATAACCAGTTAATTTTAGCAGGTGCAGTTCCTGCCGCCGCGATCGCTTTATTGGCAGATTCATTAATTGGTTGGCTAGAAAAAAAATTAAAGGTAGAAAATTAA
- a CDS encoding Coq4 family protein: protein MILSTQQEIPLAEQIQALQSFCIMTQDPATFSAIYDLDAILAKTELSTISVEYLKSQLEVAAIIQERYLAPVPDVAKLLTYSPDSLGYQFAAYLTANNFDPTFYRPREVKDDISYVSLRRSQTHDIHHIVTGFKTDAPGELGLQAFQLAQMKSPIAIAIMTAGIINFLNNTPELAAIMQYIYRGWEMGLNAKPLMAQKWEDNWEKPLTQWRSELGITVFHPN, encoded by the coding sequence ATGATTTTATCTACCCAACAAGAAATTCCCCTAGCTGAACAAATTCAGGCACTCCAGAGTTTTTGTATAATGACTCAAGACCCTGCAACGTTCTCAGCAATTTATGATTTAGATGCGATTCTTGCTAAAACAGAACTCAGCACCATCTCTGTAGAATATCTCAAATCACAACTGGAAGTAGCAGCAATTATTCAGGAACGTTATTTAGCCCCCGTACCAGATGTAGCCAAATTACTCACCTATTCGCCAGATTCCTTGGGTTATCAGTTTGCAGCGTATCTAACTGCAAACAACTTTGATCCTACATTTTATCGTCCCAGAGAAGTCAAAGACGATATTAGTTATGTCAGTTTGCGCCGCAGTCAAACCCATGATATCCATCATATTGTAACTGGGTTTAAGACTGACGCACCAGGGGAACTGGGGTTACAAGCTTTTCAGCTAGCACAGATGAAATCGCCCATTGCGATCGCTATTATGACTGCTGGTATTATTAACTTCTTGAATAATACCCCAGAATTAGCAGCCATTATGCAGTATATTTATCGCGGTTGGGAAATGGGACTCAACGCCAAACCCTTGATGGCACAAAAATGGGAAGATAATTGGGAAAAACCCTTAACTCAATGGCGTAGTGAATTGGGAATTACAGTTTTCCATCCCAATTAG